The Noviherbaspirillum saxi genome includes a window with the following:
- the glcF gene encoding glycolate oxidase subunit GlcF, translating to MQTNLADFIKNTREGEEADAILRKCVHCGFCTATCPTYQLLGDELDGPRGRIYLMKQVLEGKPATQKTQTHLDRCLTCRNCESTCPSGVQYGRLVDIGRKIVEDQVPRPLSQRLMRNALKEALPRKWLFTPAMKAGQMVRPLLPKALRNKVPAKQNAGVWPTTQHARKMLLLDGCVQPAMAPNINAATARVLDAFGVQLLVAPKAGCCGAIRYHLNDHDGGLNDMRNNIDAWWPLVEAGAEAIVMTASGCGATVKDYGHLLAHDDKYAAKAKRISDLTRDLSEILPAFEEELQQKLNGKIGKRVAFHPPCTLQHGQQIRGKVEQLLRTAGVDVQLCADSHLCCGSAGTYSVLQPEMAYQLRDNKLANLQATKPDMIVSANIGCQTHLQSGTDMQVSHWIELIDSALAVGR from the coding sequence ATGCAGACCAATCTAGCCGATTTCATCAAGAACACCCGCGAAGGCGAAGAAGCCGACGCGATCCTGCGCAAGTGCGTGCATTGCGGATTTTGCACCGCGACTTGTCCAACCTATCAACTGCTTGGCGACGAGCTGGACGGACCGCGCGGCCGCATTTATCTGATGAAGCAGGTGCTGGAAGGCAAACCGGCAACACAAAAGACGCAAACCCACCTGGACCGTTGCCTGACCTGCCGCAACTGCGAATCCACCTGTCCGTCCGGCGTGCAGTACGGTCGGCTGGTCGACATCGGCCGCAAGATCGTCGAGGACCAAGTGCCGCGTCCCTTGTCGCAGCGTCTGATGCGCAATGCCTTGAAAGAAGCGTTGCCACGCAAATGGTTGTTCACTCCGGCCATGAAGGCAGGGCAGATGGTGCGTCCGCTGTTGCCGAAAGCCTTGCGCAACAAGGTGCCGGCGAAACAAAACGCTGGCGTCTGGCCAACAACACAGCATGCACGCAAGATGCTGCTGCTCGACGGCTGCGTACAACCGGCGATGGCACCGAATATCAACGCGGCAACTGCCCGCGTGCTCGATGCGTTCGGCGTGCAATTGCTGGTCGCGCCCAAGGCGGGCTGCTGCGGCGCGATCCGCTATCACCTGAACGATCATGACGGCGGCTTGAATGACATGCGCAACAACATCGATGCATGGTGGCCGCTGGTGGAAGCGGGGGCCGAAGCGATCGTGATGACCGCGTCCGGCTGCGGTGCGACCGTCAAGGATTATGGTCACCTGCTTGCGCATGATGACAAATACGCGGCAAAGGCCAAGCGCATCTCGGACCTGACGCGCGACCTCAGTGAAATCCTGCCGGCGTTCGAGGAGGAACTGCAACAGAAGTTGAATGGAAAGATAGGCAAGCGCGTTGCTTTCCATCCGCCCTGTACCCTGCAGCATGGCCAACAGATTCGCGGCAAGGTCGAGCAATTGCTGCGCACCGCCGGCGTCGATGTACAGCTATGCGCAGATAGTCATCTATGCTGCGGTTCCGCCGGCACCTACTCGGTGCTGCAGCCGGAAATGGCTTACCAGTTGCGCGATAACAAACTGGCAAACCTGCAAGCCACCAAGCCGGACATGATCGTGTCCGCCAATATCGGCTGCCAGACCCATCTGCAATCCGGCACCGACATGCAAGTCAGTCATTGGATCGAATTGATCGACAGCGCTCTTGCGGTCGGGCGCTGA
- the glcE gene encoding glycolate oxidase subunit GlcE — MEQVLQQFRDSIASATAAGTALRIRGGGTKDWYGQALDGHILDTRAYAGIVAYDPTELVITARAGTPLSEIEAALAQHNQMLAFEPPRYGAASTIGGIVAAGLSGPRRQAVGAVRDFVLGAVLMDAKGEVLHFGGQVMKNVAGYDVSRLLAGSLGTLGLILEVSLKVLPKPFAETTLRFDMNKAEAIERLNNWGGQPLPLSASAWHGGVLIVRLSGAEAALRSAVQKMGGEEETQADMFWEGLRNQDNDYFAAITGPTALWRLSLPSTAVPLTLHGEHLVEWGGAQRWLRTEIDADSIRAAAEQAGGHATLFRGGDKGIGVFHPLAPAVAKIHRHLKNAFDPSGIFNPGRMYTGF; from the coding sequence ATGGAACAGGTATTGCAGCAATTCCGCGACAGCATTGCTTCGGCCACGGCTGCCGGCACCGCCTTGCGCATACGCGGCGGCGGCACCAAGGATTGGTACGGCCAGGCGCTTGATGGTCACATCCTCGATACGCGTGCTTACGCGGGCATCGTCGCCTACGATCCGACCGAACTGGTCATCACGGCGCGGGCCGGCACGCCCTTGTCCGAAATTGAAGCCGCGCTCGCGCAGCATAACCAGATGCTGGCGTTCGAACCGCCGCGCTATGGCGCCGCCTCGACGATAGGCGGCATCGTGGCCGCCGGCTTGTCCGGTCCGCGCCGGCAAGCGGTCGGCGCGGTGCGCGATTTCGTGCTCGGCGCGGTGCTGATGGATGCCAAGGGCGAAGTGCTGCACTTCGGCGGACAAGTGATGAAGAACGTCGCCGGTTATGACGTGTCGCGCCTGCTTGCCGGGTCGCTCGGCACGCTGGGGCTGATCCTGGAAGTGTCGCTCAAGGTATTGCCGAAACCGTTTGCCGAAACGACCTTGCGCTTCGACATGAACAAGGCCGAGGCGATCGAGCGCCTGAACAATTGGGGCGGCCAGCCGCTGCCATTGTCAGCCAGCGCCTGGCATGGCGGCGTGCTGATCGTGCGTCTGTCCGGTGCCGAAGCCGCGCTGCGGTCGGCGGTGCAAAAGATGGGCGGCGAGGAAGAGACGCAGGCCGACATGTTCTGGGAAGGCTTGCGTAACCAGGACAATGACTATTTCGCAGCAATCACAGGTCCGACCGCATTGTGGCGTCTGTCGCTGCCATCGACGGCCGTGCCGCTGACACTGCATGGCGAGCACCTGGTCGAGTGGGGTGGCGCACAGCGCTGGCTGCGCACGGAAATCGACGCGGATAGCATTCGCGCCGCCGCCGAACAGGCCGGTGGCCATGCAACGCTGTTTCGCGGCGGCGACAAGGGCATAGGCGTGTTTCATCCGCTTGCGCCTGCTGTCGCCAAGATTCATCGCCATCTCAAGAACGCCTTCGATCCATCCGGGATTTTCAATCCGGGCCGGATGTACACCGGGTTTTAA
- a CDS encoding FAD-linked oxidase C-terminal domain-containing protein, translated as MNAPAQPRFTLERQRQIVAALDKLLPAGCVLFNEEDTRPYECDGLSAYRQLPMVVALPQNEAQVIDILKTCRDLQVPIVPRGAGTGLSGGAMPIADGVVVSTAKFNKIIKLDPYARTAIVQPGVRNLAISEASAPHGLYYAPDPSSQIACTIGGNVAENSGGVHCLKYGLTVHNVLRVRMITIDGDVVELGGGALDAPGLDLLAVFIGSEGMLGIVTEVTVKLVPKPQLARVIMASFDDVVKGGDAVANVIAAGIIPAGLEMMDKTSSRMVEPFVKAGYDTDAAAILLCESDGMPEEVEEEIARMTEVLKASGATAIAVSQNEAERLKFWSGRKNAFPAAGRISPDYYCMDGTIPRKHLAQVLVRITEMESKYGLRCANVFHAGDGNLHPLILFDANQPGEFERAEAFGADILELCVEVGGTITGEHGVGIEKINSMCVQFSPAEREAFFSVKRAFDTAFLLNPDKAIPSLHRCAEYGKMHVKRGQLKFAELERF; from the coding sequence ATGAACGCCCCCGCCCAACCCCGATTTACCCTGGAACGCCAGCGCCAAATCGTCGCCGCGCTCGACAAGCTGCTGCCTGCCGGTTGCGTATTGTTCAATGAAGAAGACACGCGGCCTTACGAATGCGACGGCCTGTCGGCGTACCGGCAATTGCCGATGGTCGTGGCGCTGCCGCAGAACGAGGCGCAGGTGATCGACATTCTCAAGACGTGCCGCGATCTCCAGGTGCCCATCGTGCCTCGTGGCGCGGGCACCGGCCTGTCGGGCGGGGCCATGCCGATCGCCGACGGCGTAGTGGTCTCGACCGCGAAATTCAACAAGATCATCAAACTCGATCCCTACGCCCGGACCGCCATCGTGCAGCCCGGCGTGCGCAATCTGGCGATCTCCGAAGCGTCCGCGCCGCACGGCCTGTATTACGCGCCGGACCCGTCATCGCAAATCGCGTGCACGATAGGCGGCAACGTCGCGGAAAATTCCGGCGGCGTGCATTGCCTGAAATACGGGTTGACCGTGCATAACGTGCTGCGCGTGCGCATGATCACCATCGACGGCGACGTGGTCGAACTCGGCGGCGGCGCGCTCGATGCACCGGGCCTCGATTTGCTGGCGGTCTTCATCGGCTCGGAAGGCATGCTGGGCATCGTCACCGAAGTCACGGTCAAATTGGTGCCGAAGCCGCAACTGGCGCGCGTGATCATGGCCTCGTTCGACGATGTGGTCAAAGGCGGCGACGCGGTCGCCAACGTGATTGCCGCCGGCATCATTCCGGCCGGGCTGGAAATGATGGACAAGACCTCGTCGCGCATGGTCGAGCCTTTCGTCAAGGCCGGTTACGACACCGATGCCGCCGCCATCCTGTTGTGCGAATCGGATGGCATGCCGGAAGAAGTCGAGGAAGAAATCGCGCGCATGACCGAGGTCTTGAAGGCGTCCGGCGCGACCGCGATCGCGGTGTCGCAGAACGAGGCGGAGCGCCTCAAGTTCTGGTCGGGTCGCAAGAATGCGTTTCCCGCAGCCGGCCGCATTTCGCCCGATTACTATTGCATGGATGGCACGATTCCACGCAAGCATTTGGCGCAGGTGCTGGTGCGCATTACTGAAATGGAAAGCAAGTATGGCCTGCGCTGCGCCAACGTATTCCATGCCGGCGACGGCAACCTGCATCCGCTGATCCTGTTCGATGCCAACCAGCCAGGTGAATTCGAGCGTGCCGAAGCCTTTGGCGCCGACATTCTGGAACTGTGCGTCGAAGTTGGCGGCACGATCACCGGCGAACACGGTGTCGGCATTGAAAAGATCAATTCGATGTGCGTGCAATTTTCGCCGGCCGAGCGCGAAGCCTTTTTCTCGGTCAAGCGCGCGTTCGATACCGCTTTCCTGCTCAACCCGGACAAGGCGATTCCCTCGCTTCACCGTTGCGCCGAATACGGCAAGATGCACGTCAAGCGTGGCCAGCTCAAGTTCGCCGAGCTGGAACGCTTTTAG
- a CDS encoding LysR substrate-binding domain-containing protein, with protein MASRLPPVHALSAFEAAARHASFALAAEELCITPSALSHRIRLLEEFVGERLFLRDGRAVSLSEFGRRYLDVVKAALRTLSDFPLPHRTAPAQPRIKVTVPPTFARCLLVPRLSEFAALHPDIVLELFLSVPLYDLSLSESDVEVRFGAGKYTETVTEKLFEEPTFAVASPAYLARIGKLDTPADLKQATLLRSALEPWQPWFEVAGLDWPEPSNGLRLDDLGLLLEAVRHGHGVGLTRQHFVQDLLERGEVVHLFKDIQLKTPPHAYYVVYEPQVRARPEVNVFIDWLLDTFGKL; from the coding sequence ATGGCCTCACGCCTTCCTCCAGTCCATGCCCTGTCCGCCTTCGAGGCGGCGGCCCGCCACGCGTCCTTCGCGCTTGCCGCCGAAGAACTATGCATCACGCCGTCGGCCCTGTCGCATCGCATTCGCCTGCTGGAAGAGTTTGTCGGCGAGCGCCTGTTCCTGCGCGATGGCAGGGCGGTCAGTCTGTCGGAATTCGGGCGGCGTTATCTCGATGTGGTCAAGGCGGCGCTGCGCACGCTGAGCGATTTTCCGCTGCCGCACCGGACCGCACCGGCGCAACCGCGCATCAAGGTGACGGTGCCGCCGACGTTCGCCCGCTGCCTGCTGGTGCCGCGCCTGTCGGAATTCGCAGCGTTGCATCCTGATATCGTGCTGGAACTGTTCCTGTCGGTCCCGCTGTACGATCTCAGTCTGTCGGAAAGCGATGTGGAAGTGCGTTTCGGTGCGGGTAAATACACCGAAACCGTTACCGAAAAATTATTCGAAGAGCCGACCTTTGCGGTCGCCAGTCCCGCCTATCTTGCCCGGATCGGCAAGCTCGACACGCCGGCCGACCTTAAGCAGGCGACGCTGCTGCGCTCGGCGCTTGAGCCCTGGCAGCCGTGGTTCGAGGTGGCCGGACTCGACTGGCCGGAACCCTCGAACGGCTTGCGTCTGGACGACCTTGGCCTATTGCTCGAAGCGGTGCGGCATGGACATGGGGTAGGGCTTACGCGCCAGCACTTCGTACAGGATTTGCTGGAGCGCGGCGAAGTCGTTCACCTGTTCAAGGACATTCAGTTGAAAACGCCGCCGCATGCCTATTACGTCGTCTACGAGCCGCAAGTGCGGGCACGGCCGGAGGTCAATGTGTTCATCGACTGGTTGCTGGATACCTTCGGCAAACTGTAA
- a CDS encoding FAD-binding oxidoreductase: MNHPAQAAALRKPLPAELLAALEAIFEDRLSTSQAMREHHGRDESSYDPMLPDAVVFAQTTEEVAQAVKLCASHEVPVIPYGTGTSLEGHILALSGGVTIDLSQMNQVLAIHAEDQTVTVQAGVTRKQLNQEIRDTGLFFPIDPGADASLGGMAATRASGTNAVRYGTMRENTLALTVVTSDGRIIKTGTRAKKSSAGYDLTRIFVGSEGTLGIITEVTVRIYPQPEAVSAAVCSFPSTADAVNAVIRTIQMGVPIARVEFLDENSVRSINAHDKLGLPEKPLLLFEFHGSEHGVAEQAQIVQEIAAEFSAIGFEWATRPEDRSRLWTARHNAYFAMLQMRPGGRAISTDCCVPISRLAECILDTKADCEKNAMIYSIIGHVGDGNFHVLMMVDPHDPGDIAKAEAVNARMVARAISMDGTCTGEHGVGLHKMDFLVQEHGEEAIESMRILKHAFDPKNILNPGKIIRW; the protein is encoded by the coding sequence ATGAACCATCCCGCACAGGCGGCAGCGCTCAGGAAACCCTTGCCGGCCGAACTGCTGGCGGCACTCGAAGCGATCTTCGAAGACCGTCTGTCGACCTCGCAGGCGATGCGCGAGCATCATGGCCGCGATGAATCGTCCTACGACCCTATGCTGCCCGATGCGGTCGTGTTTGCGCAAACCACCGAAGAAGTCGCGCAGGCGGTCAAGCTGTGCGCCAGCCATGAAGTGCCGGTCATTCCGTATGGCACGGGTACCTCGCTCGAAGGGCATATCCTGGCCTTGAGCGGCGGCGTCACGATCGACTTGTCGCAAATGAACCAGGTGCTGGCGATACACGCCGAAGACCAGACCGTCACGGTGCAGGCGGGTGTAACCCGCAAGCAACTGAATCAGGAAATCCGCGATACCGGCCTGTTTTTCCCCATCGATCCCGGCGCCGACGCTTCGCTCGGCGGCATGGCGGCGACGCGCGCATCGGGCACCAATGCCGTGCGCTACGGCACCATGCGTGAAAACACGCTGGCGTTGACGGTGGTCACTTCCGATGGCCGCATCATCAAGACCGGCACACGGGCAAAGAAATCGTCCGCCGGCTATGACCTGACGCGCATCTTTGTCGGCAGCGAGGGAACGCTCGGCATCATTACCGAAGTCACCGTACGCATCTATCCGCAACCGGAAGCGGTGTCGGCCGCAGTTTGCTCGTTCCCGTCGACCGCCGATGCGGTCAATGCGGTGATCCGCACGATACAGATGGGCGTGCCGATCGCGCGTGTCGAATTCCTTGATGAAAACAGCGTGCGTTCGATCAATGCGCATGACAAGCTCGGCTTGCCGGAAAAACCGCTGCTGCTGTTCGAATTCCATGGCAGCGAACACGGCGTGGCCGAGCAGGCGCAGATCGTCCAGGAAATTGCCGCCGAATTCAGTGCGATCGGTTTCGAATGGGCAACCCGCCCGGAAGACCGCTCGCGCCTGTGGACTGCGCGTCACAATGCGTATTTCGCAATGCTGCAAATGCGTCCGGGCGGACGGGCGATTTCCACCGATTGCTGCGTGCCGATCTCGCGCCTGGCCGAATGCATACTCGATACCAAGGCCGACTGCGAAAAAAACGCGATGATCTATTCCATCATCGGCCATGTCGGCGACGGTAATTTCCATGTGCTGATGATGGTCGATCCGCACGACCCGGGCGATATCGCAAAAGCCGAAGCGGTCAATGCACGCATGGTCGCGCGCGCCATTTCCATGGACGGCACCTGTACCGGCGAGCACGGCGTCGGCTTGCACAAGATGGATTTCCTGGTGCAGGAACACGGCGAAGAAGCGATCGAAAGCATGCGCATTCTCAAGCACGCTTTCGACCCGAAAAACATCCTCAATCCGGGCAAGATCATCCGCTGGTAG
- a CDS encoding cob(I)yrinic acid a,c-diamide adenosyltransferase produces the protein MGNRLSKIATRTGDNGTTGLGDGSRVGKDSLRVHAMGDVDELNSHIGLLLCEELPAALREELVSIQHDLFDLGGELCIPGYTLITEVHVGRLDTLLEKYNADLPPLKDFILPAGSRAAALAHVCRTICRRAERAIVTLGNSEKLNDNPRQYMNRLSDLMFVLSRVLNRFAGGSDVLWEKERKREV, from the coding sequence ATGGGCAACCGACTTTCAAAAATCGCGACCCGCACCGGCGACAATGGCACTACGGGCCTGGGCGACGGCAGCCGTGTCGGCAAGGACAGCCTGCGCGTACACGCGATGGGCGACGTCGACGAACTCAATTCCCATATCGGCCTGCTGCTGTGCGAAGAATTACCGGCGGCGCTGCGTGAAGAGCTCGTCTCGATCCAGCACGACCTGTTCGACCTCGGCGGCGAGCTATGCATTCCCGGTTATACGCTGATCACCGAAGTGCATGTGGGACGACTGGATACGCTGCTGGAAAAATACAATGCGGACCTGCCGCCGCTGAAGGATTTCATCCTCCCCGCCGGCTCGCGCGCCGCTGCGCTGGCGCATGTCTGCCGCACCATCTGCCGACGAGCGGAACGGGCGATTGTCACGTTGGGGAATAGCGAAAAGCTCAATGACAATCCGAGGCAATACATGAATCGCTTGTCGGATTTGATGTTTGTGCTGTCGCGGGTGTTGAACCGGTTTGCTGGTGGCAGCGATGTGTTGTGGGAGAAGGAGAGGAAGCGGGAGGTGTGA
- the dxs gene encoding 1-deoxy-D-xylulose-5-phosphate synthase: protein MNLLKNIDVPADLRKLSRAQLKPLADELRGFVLDSVSKTGGHLSSNLGTVELTIALHYVFNTPEDRIVWDVGHQTYPHKILTGRRDRMQTLRQMNGISGFPRRDESEYDTFGTAHSSTSISAALGMALAAKTKGENRHAIAVIGDGAMTAGMAFEALNNAGVYNDVNLLVILNDNDMSISPPVGALNRYLARLMSGKFYAAAKNVGKTVLPGPMLELAKRLEEHAKGMVVPATMFEEFGFNYIGPIDGHDLESLVPTLQNLKNLKGPQFLHVVTRKGQGYKLAEADPVLYHGPGKFNPDEGIKPAAASKMTYTQVFGDWLCDMAEHDQRLVGITPAMREGSGMVQFEQRFPSRYYDVGIAEQHAVTFAGGMACEGLKPVVAIYSTFLQRAYDQLIHDVALQNLDVTFALDRSGLVGADGATHAGNYDIAYLRCIPNMVVMAASDENECRQMLSTAYQYPGPAAVRYPRGAGIGAAIEKSLAVLPLGKGEIRRQGKDIAILAFGTMVAPGLAAGEELDATVANMRFVKPLDIELVKQLAQTHEVLVTVEEGAVMGGAGSAVAEALAEAGIVKPILQLGLPDRFIDHGDAGQLLAMCGLDGKGIVASVRTRFGGKGEPRLVVNN from the coding sequence ATGAACCTGCTCAAAAATATCGACGTACCGGCAGATCTGAGAAAACTCTCGCGCGCGCAGCTCAAGCCGCTCGCGGACGAATTGCGCGGCTTCGTGCTCGATTCGGTGTCAAAGACCGGCGGACACCTGTCTTCCAATCTCGGCACCGTCGAACTGACCATTGCGCTGCATTACGTTTTCAATACGCCGGAAGATCGCATCGTCTGGGACGTCGGTCACCAGACCTATCCGCACAAGATCCTGACCGGCCGCCGCGACCGCATGCAGACGCTGCGCCAGATGAATGGCATCTCCGGTTTTCCGCGTCGTGACGAAAGCGAATACGACACCTTCGGCACCGCGCATTCATCAACCTCGATCTCGGCGGCGCTGGGCATGGCCCTGGCAGCAAAGACCAAGGGCGAAAACCGTCATGCGATCGCGGTGATCGGCGACGGCGCGATGACGGCCGGCATGGCGTTCGAGGCGCTCAACAATGCAGGCGTCTACAACGACGTCAATCTGCTCGTCATCCTGAACGACAATGACATGTCGATCTCGCCACCGGTCGGCGCGCTCAACCGTTACCTCGCCCGCCTGATGTCCGGCAAGTTTTACGCCGCCGCGAAAAACGTGGGCAAGACGGTATTGCCCGGCCCCATGCTGGAACTGGCCAAGCGGTTGGAAGAACATGCGAAAGGCATGGTCGTGCCTGCGACCATGTTCGAGGAATTCGGTTTCAACTACATCGGTCCTATCGATGGGCATGACCTCGAGTCGCTGGTGCCGACGCTGCAAAACCTGAAGAACCTGAAAGGCCCGCAATTCCTGCATGTGGTAACCCGCAAAGGACAGGGTTACAAGCTGGCCGAGGCCGATCCGGTGTTGTATCACGGGCCCGGCAAGTTCAATCCGGACGAAGGCATCAAGCCTGCGGCCGCGAGCAAGATGACCTATACCCAGGTGTTTGGCGACTGGCTGTGCGACATGGCCGAGCATGATCAACGACTGGTGGGTATCACGCCGGCCATGCGCGAAGGTTCCGGCATGGTGCAGTTCGAACAGCGCTTTCCCAGCCGCTATTACGATGTCGGTATTGCCGAGCAGCATGCGGTGACATTCGCGGGTGGCATGGCTTGCGAAGGCTTGAAGCCGGTCGTGGCGATCTATTCGACCTTTCTGCAGCGCGCCTACGACCAGTTGATTCATGACGTGGCATTGCAAAACCTGGATGTCACATTTGCGCTCGACCGCTCGGGACTGGTCGGTGCCGATGGCGCGACCCATGCGGGCAACTACGATATCGCTTATCTGCGTTGCATTCCCAACATGGTGGTGATGGCGGCTTCGGACGAGAATGAATGCCGGCAGATGCTATCGACCGCGTATCAGTATCCGGGACCGGCTGCGGTGCGCTATCCGCGCGGGGCTGGTATCGGGGCCGCGATTGAGAAGTCGCTTGCAGTGCTGCCGCTGGGCAAGGGTGAAATACGGCGCCAGGGCAAGGACATTGCGATTCTCGCGTTTGGAACGATGGTCGCGCCCGGTCTTGCCGCTGGCGAAGAGCTTGATGCAACGGTGGCCAATATGCGCTTCGTGAAGCCGCTCGATATTGAATTGGTGAAGCAGTTGGCGCAGACGCATGAGGTGCTGGTGACGGTTGAAGAAGGCGCTGTCATGGGTGGCGCCGGATCGGCGGTGGCCGAGGCACTGGCGGAGGCCGGTATTGTGAAGCCGATTTTGCAGTTGGGATTGCCGGATCGGTTTATCGATCATGGGGATGCGGGGCAGTTGCTGGCGATGTGCGGGTTGGATGGGAAGGGGATTGTGGCTTCGGTGAGGACGCGGTTTGGGGGTAAGGGTGAGCCGCGGTTGGTGGTGAACAACTGA
- a CDS encoding polyprenyl synthetase family protein, whose translation MKQVQSTMEEALGASLPSDATVPARLHEAMRYAVLNGGKRVRPLLVFAAGDLFDADAASLQRAAAALEMIHAYSLVHDDMPCMDDDALRRGKPTVHVKYDEATALLVGDALQSQAFVVLSEGVAEGEGQATRRLAMLRLLAQASGSAGMCGGQAIDLASIGLALSLGELEHMHQLKTGALLRASVLLGALAGKTLSDAEIAALDAYSVAIGLAFQVVDDVLDATADSATLGKTAGKDAADNKPTYVSILGLAESKALADKLRDDAHRALMPFGEKARRLREIADLIVQRKA comes from the coding sequence ATGAAACAGGTCCAGTCGACCATGGAAGAAGCGCTTGGTGCATCGCTGCCATCGGACGCGACAGTACCGGCCCGCTTGCATGAGGCAATGCGTTACGCGGTGCTCAACGGCGGCAAGCGCGTACGCCCGCTGCTCGTGTTTGCCGCCGGCGACCTGTTTGACGCCGATGCGGCAAGCTTGCAGCGTGCGGCGGCGGCGCTGGAAATGATTCATGCGTATTCGCTGGTGCATGACGACATGCCGTGCATGGACGATGATGCATTGCGGCGCGGCAAGCCGACCGTGCACGTGAAATACGACGAGGCCACCGCTTTGCTGGTGGGGGATGCGTTGCAGTCGCAAGCCTTCGTCGTGCTGAGTGAAGGTGTTGCAGAAGGCGAAGGCCAGGCAACGCGCCGGCTCGCGATGCTGCGCCTGCTGGCACAAGCGTCGGGTTCGGCCGGCATGTGCGGCGGACAGGCGATTGATCTTGCCAGTATCGGACTCGCATTGTCGCTGGGCGAGCTGGAGCACATGCATCAATTGAAGACCGGAGCATTGTTGCGCGCCTCGGTGCTGCTTGGCGCGTTGGCGGGAAAGACCTTGTCCGATGCCGAAATCGCTGCGCTCGACGCTTATTCCGTGGCGATCGGCCTTGCATTCCAGGTCGTGGACGACGTGCTCGATGCCACCGCCGATTCGGCAACGCTTGGCAAGACCGCCGGCAAGGATGCGGCGGATAACAAGCCGACGTATGTATCGATACTTGGGCTCGCCGAGTCGAAAGCCCTGGCAGATAAATTGCGGGATGATGCGCATCGTGCGCTCATGCCGTTTGGAGAAAAAGCACGGCGTTTGCGGGAAATCGCAGACTTGATCGTGCAACGGAAAGCCTAG
- a CDS encoding exodeoxyribonuclease VII small subunit, whose translation MSKKSVPSEQPASFEDAMAELERLVAQMEAGELPLEASVAAYKRGSELVKFCSGQLDKVDSQVKVLEGDMLKPFVTDADSDAGAEE comes from the coding sequence ATGTCCAAGAAATCAGTGCCCTCCGAACAACCGGCTTCCTTCGAAGATGCCATGGCCGAGCTGGAGCGGCTTGTCGCCCAGATGGAAGCGGGCGAATTGCCGTTGGAAGCGTCTGTGGCGGCCTACAAGCGCGGGTCGGAACTGGTCAAATTTTGCAGCGGCCAGCTCGACAAGGTGGATAGCCAGGTAAAAGTACTCGAAGGCGACATGCTCAAGCCCTTTGTCACTGATGCCGACAGCGACGCCGGGGCGGAGGAATGA